Proteins from a genomic interval of Trichoderma breve strain T069 chromosome 2, whole genome shotgun sequence:
- a CDS encoding protein kinase domain-containing protein, protein MGNGQGKPVDLTGETNLNHFRLLRVVGRGAFGKVRIVERKDTNLAFALKYIRKDEVVKSESVRNIIRERRMLEHVNHPFICNLRYSFQDIEYMYLVVDLMSGGDLRFHISRKTFTEEANIIHRDVKPDNVLLDAEGHVHLTDFNVASDIVPGRIMTSKSGTLAYLAPEVYSGKGYDIRADWWSLGVLFYECIYNKRPFEGNSENSLSQQVQFSQPKYPVTQPPVSLTCLYAIRAALEPNPNNRLGSTWESFIYNDFFKTINFDLLEQKRIEPIFVPSSDKTNFDATYDLEELLLEEAPLEARARRQKPRERLKEDATDQEIREDELYRMIETDFRPFDYNIAAYQKLTAIHGEDVDPAAIAAQALTTDEATQMNEPPPETYPAPPVEPTVRPDGQMPPQGQQAAYPGQPQYAPRPPPMSKRVTSPTGGVQVTLDGGGSWSDLARQDATLPKDAATAAEAKNEGSGGMFGFLRNKKGRNNSPKPKERGVLGKEGARVVIS, encoded by the exons ATGGGCAACGGTCAGGGAAAGCCCGTCGACCTGACTGGCGAAA CCAACCTCAACCACTTCCGCTTGCTACGAGTCGTCGGCCGAGGCGCCTTTGGCAAGGTCCGCATCGTCGAGCGCAAAGACACAAACTTGGCGTTTGCGCTGAAATACATCCGCAAAGATGAAG TTGTCAAGTCGGAAAGCGTCCGAAACATCATCCGTGAGCGGCGAATGCTGGAACACGTCAACCATCCTTTCATCTGTAACTTGCGATACAGCTTTCAGGATATCGAATACAT GTATCTCGTTGTCGATCTCATGAGCGGTGGCGATCTGCGATTCCACATCTCCAGAAAGACCTTTACCGAAGAAGCC AACATCATTCACAGAGATGTCAAGCCCGACAACGTTCTCCTCGACGCCGAGGGACATGTCCATTTGACCGATTTT AACGTGGCTTCTGACATCGTTCCGGGGCGCATCATGACTAGCAAATCCGGAACCTTGGCTTACCTTGCCCCGGAAGTTTATTCAGGCAAGGGATACGACATTCGTGCGGATTGGTGGTCACTAGGTGTCTTGTTTTACGAGTGCATCTATAACAAG CGACCATTTGAGGGCAATAGTGAAAACTCGCTCAGCCAACAGGTTCAGTTTTCTCAGCCAAAGTATCCTGTCACGCAGCCCCCCGTCTCGTTGACATGTCTGTACGCCATCCGCGCCGCCCTCGAGCCGAACCCCAACAATCGACTCGGCTCAACGTGGGAGAGCTTCATCTACAACGATTTCTTCAAAACCATCAATTTCGATCTGCTTGAGCAGAAACGCATCGAGCCTATTTTCGTTCCCTCGTCGGACAAGACCAACTTTGACGCAACTTACGACTTGGAGGAGCTGCTACTCGAAGAGGCCCCTCTTGAAGCTCGCGCAAGACGACAGAAGCCTAGGGAGAGGCTAAAGGAGGATGCCACCGATCAGGAGATTCGTGAAGATGAGCTGTACAGAATGATTGAAACGGATTTCCGTCCGTTTGACTATAACATTGCGGCCTACCAGAA GCTCACGGCCATTCATGGCGAAGACGTCGATCCAGCTGCAATTGCCGCCCAGGCCCTTACGACAGACGAAGCTACGCAGATGAACGAGCCGCCGCCAGAGACCTATCCAGCTCCCCCTGTGGAACCCACCGTCAGGCCCGATGGTCAGATGCCTCCTCAGGGTCAACAGGCTGCCTACCCCGGACAGCCCCAATACGCCCCTCGACCGCCGCCCATGAGCAAACGAGTTACCAGTCCGACAGGTGGAGTGCAGGTGACACTAGATGGTGGAGGCAGCTGGTCGGATCTTGCCCGTCAAGATGCAACGCTTCCCAAGGATGCTGCTACCGCGGCAGAGGCCAAGAACGAAGGATCAGGCGGCATGTTTGGATTCTTGAGGAATAAGAAGGGGAGAAATAACAGCCCCAAGCCCAAAGAGCGTGGCGTGTTGGGCAAGGAGGGAGCCAGAGTGGTCATTAGCTGA